A region of Natrinema sp. CBA1119 DNA encodes the following proteins:
- a CDS encoding tyrosine-type recombinase/integrase: MTVDDEVHWLKPDQVDRLRDAAHDGRHPTRDDAIVTILYDTALRRAELSSVNRAMLDLEEEKLRIPGRIQKDYPTDRSPRPAMFELDQTGGLGTISTLTAYLETRDDEHIALFPSQKSSRLSPKAINDVVQRCAKRADVRPFSFEGRGTASDVSAHTLRHSVPWRMLQVEDGNTLYDVRNRLRHRTVLTTERAYDHFETI, translated from the coding sequence ATGACTGTCGACGACGAGGTCCACTGGCTGAAGCCAGACCAAGTCGATCGCCTCCGCGATGCAGCTCACGACGGCCGCCACCCTACCCGTGACGACGCGATCGTGACCATCCTCTACGACACAGCGCTCCGACGCGCTGAACTGTCGAGTGTGAATCGCGCCATGCTCGACCTCGAGGAAGAGAAGTTGCGGATACCTGGACGGATCCAGAAGGACTACCCCACCGACCGAAGCCCACGACCGGCCATGTTCGAACTCGATCAGACTGGGGGTCTCGGGACAATCAGCACGTTGACCGCGTATCTTGAGACTCGAGACGACGAACACATCGCGCTGTTCCCGTCGCAGAAGAGTTCCCGACTCTCACCGAAGGCCATCAACGATGTCGTCCAGCGCTGCGCGAAGAGAGCTGACGTTCGCCCCTTCTCCTTCGAGGGCCGTGGAACCGCCTCCGACGTCTCCGCCCACACGCTCCGCCACAGCGTTCCCTGGCGGATGCTCCAGGTGGAAGATGGAAATACACTGTACGACGTTCGAAATCGCCTTCGGCACCGGACTGTGCTCACGACGGAGCGGGCCTACGACCATTTCGAGACTATTTAA
- a CDS encoding DUF5805 domain-containing protein, which yields MVDTKQATVPEEWAADADEMGVSFSEYVRRMARAGRRQWGYEHNEEADEPHVQFEEGRSSPDEEIATIIQDTIVRNLSSRDGISEDELGELITGDIAEEVSNQLEELMREGTVEYSPTNGGWVLTE from the coding sequence ATGGTAGATACGAAGCAAGCCACCGTCCCTGAAGAGTGGGCGGCCGATGCAGACGAGATGGGCGTCTCCTTCTCGGAGTACGTCCGTCGCATGGCTCGCGCTGGCCGACGCCAGTGGGGCTACGAGCACAACGAAGAAGCAGACGAACCGCACGTCCAGTTCGAAGAAGGTCGGTCGTCTCCCGATGAGGAAATCGCCACCATCATCCAAGACACGATCGTCCGCAACCTCTCCTCGAGGGACGGGATCAGTGAAGACGAACTCGGCGAACTGATCACTGGCGACATCGCCGAGGAAGTCAGCAACCAACTGGAGGAACTCATGCGAGAAGGCACCGTCGAGTACAGCCCAACAAACGGCGGGTGGGTGTTGACCGAATGA
- a CDS encoding DUF5805 domain-containing protein, with amino-acid sequence MEKSAKGPTEDVQGIFEDVIVQNLSTPKGISEGELLELITKDLEQQFSDQFEDLLEEGRIEYLPTKGRLVKQ; translated from the coding sequence TTGGAGAAAAGCGCGAAAGGCCCAACCGAAGATGTTCAAGGTATTTTCGAGGACGTGATCGTACAGAACCTCTCAACACCAAAAGGAATCAGCGAAGGTGAACTACTCGAGTTGATCACGAAAGATCTCGAACAGCAGTTCTCCGATCAGTTTGAGGATCTACTGGAAGAGGGCCGAATTGAATATCTTCCGACCAAAGGAAGGCTGGTGAAACAATGA
- a CDS encoding IS6 family transposase, with protein sequence MAKTDRLAVSTGWIDLEFVERERTPREIIEKGIRHHLAGVSLSNTVTLLEDLGVERSRTAVHNWVQKADLQPADGASPDRVAVDQKAIRINDQQYWLYAAVDPETNRILHLRLFPTYTIPIAREFLTGLTEKHDVEDALFLVDDADDLIGGLRREGLSYRVQLHGDRNQIERVFREVQRRTSSFSNCFSHVDPVTAETWLQAHAVWWNHA encoded by the coding sequence ATGGCCAAAACTGACCGCCTCGCCGTCTCTACTGGATGGATCGACTTGGAGTTTGTGGAGCGAGAGCGGACACCCCGCGAGATCATTGAAAAGGGTATTCGCCATCATCTTGCGGGAGTCTCGCTTTCGAATACAGTTACGCTGCTTGAGGATTTGGGTGTCGAACGGAGTCGAACAGCGGTCCACAATTGGGTGCAGAAGGCCGATCTACAGCCGGCGGACGGCGCAAGCCCGGATCGCGTCGCGGTTGATCAGAAGGCGATCCGAATCAACGACCAGCAGTACTGGCTGTACGCCGCAGTCGATCCAGAAACGAACAGAATCCTTCATTTACGGCTGTTTCCGACGTATACGATCCCGATTGCACGGGAGTTTCTCACCGGGCTAACCGAGAAACACGACGTCGAAGACGCCCTGTTTCTCGTCGACGACGCCGACGATCTGATCGGCGGGCTCCGCCGAGAAGGCCTCAGCTACCGCGTTCAATTACACGGCGACAGAAACCAGATCGAACGTGTCTTTAGAGAGGTACAACGACGAACATCATCGTTTTCAAACTGCTTCAGCCACGTCGATCCAGTCACCGCAGAAACCTGGCTTCAAGCCCATGCCGTCTGGTGGAATCATGCTTAA
- a CDS encoding IS4 family transposase codes for MRRLTTLFPSEFLEEHAEELGVVEREGKLQIPVLVWALVFGFAAGESRTLAGFRRCYNATADEPISSGGFYHRLTPTLAEYLRDLVEAALDEVAVPDAVDADIDRFRDVMIADGTVLRLHEFLSDEFQARHEEQAGAKLHLLHNATDKTIERIDVTDEKTHDSTLFKTGSWLDGRLVLLDLAYFKYRRFALIDENDGYFVSRLKANSNPVITAELREWRGRAIPLEGKQLHEVVDDLSRKYIDVEVEAEFKRGPYNGTRSLDTKRFRVVGVLVADADDYHLYITNLPREEFLPADLATLYRCRWEVETLFRELKTQYELDEFDTSNPAVVEILLYAALLSLLVSRDLLGLVTEQADDEIVFPPERWAATFRSHAQLILHELGEYLGYSPPPLLERLIEDAQKIHQQRPILQETLATATQPRCES; via the coding sequence ATGCGTCGGCTCACTACACTGTTTCCCTCCGAGTTCCTCGAAGAGCACGCCGAGGAACTCGGCGTGGTCGAGCGAGAGGGTAAGCTCCAGATTCCTGTCCTCGTGTGGGCGCTCGTGTTCGGCTTCGCCGCAGGCGAAAGCCGAACACTCGCTGGGTTCAGACGCTGCTACAACGCCACAGCTGACGAACCAATCTCTTCTGGCGGGTTCTATCACCGGCTGACGCCGACACTCGCGGAGTATCTCCGCGACCTCGTCGAGGCCGCGCTCGACGAGGTCGCTGTACCCGACGCTGTTGACGCTGATATCGACCGATTCAGAGACGTAATGATCGCTGATGGAACGGTGTTGCGGTTGCACGAGTTCCTCTCTGATGAGTTCCAAGCCCGTCACGAGGAGCAGGCTGGAGCGAAGCTCCACCTGCTCCACAATGCCACCGACAAGACGATTGAACGGATCGACGTGACGGACGAGAAAACACACGACAGCACTCTGTTCAAGACAGGTTCGTGGCTGGACGGACGGCTGGTTCTACTCGATCTGGCGTACTTCAAGTACCGCCGCTTCGCGTTGATCGATGAGAACGACGGCTACTTCGTGAGTCGGCTGAAAGCGAACTCGAATCCGGTGATAACGGCAGAATTACGGGAATGGCGCGGCCGCGCCATTCCCTTGGAGGGCAAGCAGCTCCACGAAGTGGTCGATGATCTCTCGCGGAAGTACATCGACGTTGAGGTCGAAGCGGAGTTCAAACGTGGGCCGTACAACGGAACACGGTCGCTGGACACGAAGCGGTTCCGCGTCGTCGGCGTCCTCGTTGCGGACGCCGACGACTACCATCTCTACATCACGAATCTACCGAGAGAGGAGTTCCTCCCGGCTGATCTAGCAACGCTGTATCGGTGTCGGTGGGAGGTAGAGACGTTGTTTCGTGAACTGAAGACGCAGTACGAACTGGATGAGTTCGACACAAGCAACCCGGCTGTTGTGGAGATTCTGCTGTATGCGGCGTTGCTGTCACTGCTGGTGAGTCGTGATCTGTTGGGTCTGGTCACCGAGCAAGCCGATGATGAGATCGTGTTTCCGCCAGAACGCTGGGCGGCGACCTTCCGGTCGCACGCCCAGCTCATCCTCCACGAACTCGGTGAGTACCTCGGCTACTCGCCACCGCCGTTGCTGGAGCGGTTGATTGAGGATGCACAGAAGATCCACCAGCAACGACCGATCTTACAAGAGACGCTCGCTACCGCTACGCAACCGAGGTGTGAGTCTTAG
- a CDS encoding site-specific integrase, whose protein sequence is MTDYGEIDVEDIFTSSDPVADWLELKDHEDLAPGTTEGLRQVLQQNENETALQQFLGDRGMGVLDASVQDLFDYKDYLEEKGANDRGIHNKLAESSAFYKELMTMNQTESNPAGYVLSRTDLDTSSPDRVHHTVAEISGFLKSIPQPQIQLLALYSLKYGFRRGACVNTDLKCVHIDHPSYLEWLDEQGIELKEEIRDKPDSIYVYGNFSEGDVVEGEKRTNGNKRENPAIVPIDAELKQALLQYLTIRPETEPPHPLFTGLKPIGGTYGRMSGSAMYQQIIQKYGKRYGITGEDSREDVDLHYFRHFFSTQMSRFRGDHDGSLDDALIKYIRGDKMDDKQQDVLDAVYRHDSWGVNIRDEYLDNIYTFDLFD, encoded by the coding sequence ATGACAGACTACGGTGAGATCGACGTCGAGGACATCTTCACGTCGTCAGACCCGGTCGCCGACTGGTTGGAGCTCAAAGACCACGAAGACCTCGCACCAGGAACGACCGAAGGACTCAGGCAGGTTCTCCAGCAAAACGAGAACGAAACGGCACTCCAGCAGTTCCTGGGCGATCGCGGAATGGGTGTCCTAGATGCCTCGGTCCAGGACCTCTTCGACTACAAGGACTACCTCGAAGAGAAAGGCGCGAATGATCGCGGCATCCACAACAAGCTGGCCGAATCGTCGGCATTCTATAAAGAACTGATGACGATGAACCAGACCGAGTCCAACCCCGCGGGCTACGTCCTCTCCCGAACAGACCTAGACACGAGCTCGCCTGATCGCGTCCATCACACCGTTGCAGAGATATCGGGATTCCTGAAATCGATCCCGCAACCACAGATCCAATTACTCGCCCTGTACAGCTTGAAGTATGGGTTTCGACGAGGTGCCTGCGTGAACACGGACCTGAAGTGCGTTCACATCGATCACCCTTCCTACCTCGAGTGGCTCGACGAGCAGGGTATCGAGCTCAAAGAGGAAATCAGAGACAAACCAGACTCGATCTACGTCTACGGGAACTTCAGCGAGGGCGACGTTGTTGAGGGCGAGAAACGAACGAACGGCAATAAGCGAGAGAATCCTGCGATCGTCCCGATCGACGCCGAACTGAAGCAAGCGTTGCTCCAGTACCTCACGATCCGGCCAGAGACCGAGCCACCACATCCACTCTTCACAGGCCTCAAACCGATCGGCGGGACGTACGGACGGATGAGTGGCTCGGCGATGTATCAGCAGATCATCCAGAAGTACGGAAAACGCTACGGAATCACCGGTGAAGACAGTCGAGAAGACGTTGATCTGCACTACTTCAGGCACTTCTTTTCGACGCAGATGTCACGGTTCCGCGGCGATCACGACGGCTCGCTCGACGACGCCCTGATCAAATACATCCGCGGCGACAAGATGGACGACAAACAGCAGGATGTCCTCGATGCGGTCTACAGGCACGACAGCTGGGGCGTTAACATCCGCGACGAGTACCTCGACAACATCTACACCTTCGATCTCTTCGACTAA